In a single window of the Pseudomonas sp. B21-015 genome:
- a CDS encoding GNAT family N-acetyltransferase, which produces MEPILELESARLLLRQWRDEDLPAFAAMCADPQVMRYFPAPLSRLESASLIGRVRGHFAEYGFGLWALERKDTGAFIGFTGLGVVGFDAPFTPAIEIGWRLAREHWGLGYASEAAWTALRCGFDRLALQEVVAFTTETNMPSQKVMQAIGMHHAPADDFEHPSLAADHPLRPHVLYRITREQWLETLHG; this is translated from the coding sequence ATGGAGCCGATACTGGAACTCGAAAGCGCGCGACTGTTGTTGCGGCAGTGGCGTGACGAGGATTTGCCGGCGTTTGCGGCAATGTGTGCCGATCCACAGGTGATGCGTTATTTTCCGGCACCCTTGAGTCGACTGGAAAGCGCCTCGCTGATCGGACGGGTTCGCGGGCATTTTGCCGAGTATGGTTTTGGCCTCTGGGCACTCGAGCGCAAGGACACCGGGGCGTTCATCGGGTTTACCGGACTGGGTGTGGTCGGCTTCGACGCGCCCTTCACCCCGGCCATCGAAATCGGCTGGCGCCTGGCGCGCGAGCACTGGGGCCTGGGGTATGCCAGTGAAGCGGCGTGGACCGCATTGCGCTGCGGGTTTGACCGGCTGGCACTGCAAGAGGTCGTGGCGTTCACCACCGAAACCAACATGCCTTCGCAAAAAGTCATGCAGGCGATTGGCATGCACCATGCCCCCGCCGATGACTTCGAGCACCCGAGTCTGGCAGCCGATCATCCGCTGCGCCCCCACGTGTTGTATCGCATCACCCGTGAACAATGGCTGGAAACCTTGCATGGATAA